The following proteins are encoded in a genomic region of Sorangiineae bacterium MSr12523:
- a CDS encoding MFS transporter, with protein sequence MDGSLDTAVAKIFRRTVPLFIVMLICNQLNRSNIGYAQAHLEASVGIGAAAYGFGAGLFFVAYALFELPSNIMMERFGPKVWLTRIMVTWGLVSAAMIFVRGPILFYTLRFLLGAAEAGFFPAIIYYFTRWLPGTHRSRATAMFVAGSSIAAAISGPLSGPLLSLHGASGLAGWQWLFGIEGLLSVVVGLVAYRLLDARIDEAEWLRTEEKAALIERIAAEDLARLEQKADGASRWRQLLSPQVLLFCTIYFVIQLSIYANTFWLPTIVRRIRGTTDITVGLLSSLPWLCAIVAMYFAGWAADRWGRSKPLLAASLVVACIGTFLAAVVSPAPALFMLCIAAMGFKSASPLFWTIPQSTLHPAVLAPAVAVINSLGNLGGFVAPFGFGLVKARTGEVTYGLYALAFTTLLGALIVFLIRNDRPPTRPGDLRP encoded by the coding sequence ATGGACGGCTCTCTCGACACGGCGGTGGCCAAGATCTTTCGCCGCACCGTCCCATTGTTCATCGTGATGCTGATTTGCAATCAGCTCAATCGCTCGAACATCGGCTATGCGCAGGCGCACCTCGAGGCCTCCGTGGGCATCGGTGCGGCCGCGTACGGTTTCGGGGCCGGGCTCTTCTTCGTGGCCTATGCGCTGTTCGAGCTGCCGAGCAACATCATGATGGAGCGCTTCGGCCCGAAGGTGTGGCTGACGCGCATCATGGTCACCTGGGGCCTGGTCTCGGCCGCCATGATTTTCGTGCGCGGCCCCATCCTCTTCTACACGCTGCGCTTTCTCTTGGGCGCCGCCGAGGCGGGCTTCTTTCCGGCCATCATTTACTACTTCACGCGCTGGCTTCCCGGCACGCACCGCAGCCGCGCCACGGCGATGTTCGTCGCCGGCTCCTCGATTGCCGCGGCCATTTCCGGGCCGCTCTCTGGGCCCTTGCTGTCCTTGCACGGTGCTTCGGGCCTTGCCGGCTGGCAATGGCTCTTCGGCATCGAGGGACTGCTCTCCGTCGTCGTGGGCCTCGTCGCGTACCGCTTGCTCGATGCGCGCATCGACGAGGCAGAATGGCTTCGCACCGAGGAGAAAGCGGCCTTGATCGAGCGCATCGCCGCGGAGGACCTCGCCCGCCTCGAGCAAAAGGCCGACGGTGCATCCCGTTGGAGGCAGCTGCTCTCGCCGCAGGTGCTGCTCTTTTGTACGATCTATTTCGTCATCCAATTATCCATTTATGCAAATACGTTTTGGCTCCCCACCATCGTGCGGCGCATTCGCGGCACGACGGACATCACCGTGGGGCTTTTGTCGTCGCTCCCGTGGCTCTGTGCCATCGTGGCCATGTATTTCGCCGGCTGGGCGGCCGATCGCTGGGGGCGCAGCAAACCGCTTCTCGCGGCCTCTCTGGTGGTGGCCTGTATCGGCACCTTTCTCGCGGCGGTGGTCTCGCCCGCACCGGCGCTGTTCATGTTGTGCATTGCCGCCATGGGCTTCAAGAGCGCGAGTCCCTTGTTTTGGACCATCCCGCAATCCACCTTGCACCCCGCGGTACTCGCACCGGCGGTGGCCGTGATCAATTCATTGGGCAACCTCGGTGGCTTCGTAGCACCCTTCGGTTTCGGCCTCGTGAAGGCGCGAACCGGGGAGGTGACCTACGGCCTTTATGCGCTGGCATTCACCACGTTGCTCGGCGCCCTCATCGTTTTTCTGATTCGAAATGACCGGCCCCCTACCAGGCCAGGAGACCTTCGTCCATGA
- a CDS encoding LysR family transcriptional regulator — protein sequence MFSLNQIESFVAVAEELHYGRAAARLSMTQPPLSRRIQLLERELGVELFDRSQRAVKLTPAGRVFLADARKLLHLSQEAALSARRTPRGHAGVVTLGFTAATAYSFLEPVLAVSAQRLPQVELVLREMVSSAQMQALLAGALDLAMVRPPATGADIATVPLFREPLLAALPARHRLARRKRGPHVSDLDREPFIMYSPSEARYFYELLVSIFHAANVWPVYRQYISQVHTILALVRAGLGIALVPAAASALRFDGVVLRPIEGTATRPVELVLAWRRSNDNPALAALLPLIRAAASEERV from the coding sequence ATGTTTTCGCTGAACCAAATCGAGAGCTTCGTCGCCGTGGCCGAGGAGCTGCACTACGGGCGCGCGGCAGCCCGGCTATCCATGACGCAGCCGCCTTTGAGCCGGCGCATCCAGCTGCTCGAGCGCGAGCTCGGTGTGGAGCTCTTCGATCGCTCGCAGCGCGCGGTGAAGCTCACGCCGGCGGGGCGCGTTTTCCTGGCGGATGCGCGCAAGCTTTTGCATCTCTCGCAGGAGGCCGCCCTTTCGGCGCGGCGGACGCCGCGCGGTCACGCGGGTGTGGTCACCCTCGGCTTCACGGCGGCCACCGCGTACTCGTTTCTCGAGCCGGTGCTCGCCGTGAGCGCGCAGCGGCTGCCCCAAGTCGAGCTCGTGCTGCGCGAAATGGTGAGCAGTGCGCAAATGCAGGCCCTTCTCGCAGGCGCGCTCGATCTGGCCATGGTGCGGCCGCCCGCCACGGGTGCCGACATTGCCACCGTGCCGCTGTTTCGCGAGCCGCTTCTCGCCGCACTGCCCGCGCGGCATCGCCTGGCGCGGCGCAAGCGCGGTCCGCACGTGAGCGACCTCGATCGCGAGCCCTTCATCATGTATTCGCCTTCCGAGGCACGGTATTTCTACGAGCTCCTGGTGAGCATTTTCCACGCGGCGAACGTGTGGCCCGTGTACCGGCAGTACATCAGCCAGGTGCACACCATCCTCGCGCTCGTGCGCGCCGGACTCGGTATCGCGCTGGTGCCTGCGGCGGCCTCCGCACTGCGCTTCGACGGCGTCGTCCTTCGCCCGATCGAGGGCACGGCGACGCGCCCCGTCGAGCTGGTCCTCGCGTGGCGGCGCAGCAACGACAACCCGGCGCTTGCCGCGTTGTTGCCCTTGATCCGTGCCGCCGCCTCCGAGGAGCGCGTCTAG
- a CDS encoding zinc-binding alcohol dehydrogenase family protein, which produces MKAAVYYKNGGPEVLQYEDVPDPVCPPDGVLIDIEVISVEGGDTIHRSMVPLPRVPNIVGYQAAGTVREVGANVKNRRVGQRVVAVLENGSHAEKVVARPEFTWIVPDGADLTPLACVPVAFGTAHEALFDLGGLTKGQKVLVHAGGSGVGLAAIQLAKAVGAVVLTTASSDDKLARLREFGADYAINYKTTSFKDEVAKAVGTVDLVVDPIGGKTLQDSVEVLKYKGRIVNLGRAGRDSGAFDPYPLWLRNGSLHGLHLLFGSASHELARFQGVISECIERVARGELRVVVDRKFALADAAQAHAHIEQRSAFGRVVMLP; this is translated from the coding sequence ATGAAAGCTGCGGTGTATTACAAGAACGGCGGTCCGGAAGTTCTACAGTACGAAGACGTTCCCGATCCCGTTTGTCCGCCGGACGGCGTACTCATCGACATCGAGGTGATCAGCGTCGAAGGCGGCGACACCATCCACCGCAGCATGGTGCCGCTCCCGCGCGTGCCCAACATCGTTGGTTACCAGGCCGCCGGCACCGTGCGTGAAGTCGGGGCCAATGTGAAGAATCGGCGCGTCGGCCAGCGCGTGGTCGCCGTCCTCGAGAATGGTTCGCACGCGGAAAAGGTCGTAGCCCGGCCGGAGTTCACCTGGATCGTTCCCGATGGTGCGGATTTGACGCCCCTCGCGTGCGTGCCCGTCGCCTTCGGGACGGCGCACGAGGCGCTGTTCGACTTGGGCGGGCTCACGAAAGGGCAGAAGGTGCTGGTGCACGCCGGCGGCAGTGGCGTGGGCCTGGCCGCGATCCAGCTGGCCAAGGCCGTAGGGGCCGTGGTGCTCACCACCGCGTCCTCGGATGACAAGCTGGCGCGGCTGCGCGAGTTTGGCGCGGACTACGCCATCAATTACAAAACGACGTCGTTCAAAGACGAGGTGGCGAAAGCCGTGGGCACCGTCGATCTGGTGGTCGACCCCATTGGCGGTAAGACGCTGCAGGACAGCGTGGAGGTGCTGAAATACAAGGGCCGCATCGTCAACCTCGGGCGCGCGGGCCGCGACTCCGGCGCGTTCGATCCGTATCCGCTGTGGCTGCGCAATGGCTCGCTGCACGGGCTCCATCTTCTCTTTGGTTCGGCAAGCCACGAGCTGGCGCGCTTCCAAGGTGTCATCTCCGAGTGCATCGAGCGCGTGGCGCGCGGCGAGTTGCGCGTGGTGGTCGACCGGAAATTCGCCCTTGCCGACGCGGCGCAGGCGCATGCCCACATCGAACAGCGCTCCGCCTTCGGTCGCGTGGTGATGCTGCCGTAG
- a CDS encoding CDP-alcohol phosphatidyltransferase family protein, with product MATYSLRDVIRTPNLISLARLPLAVAFPWIVRQRRWPIPWLTLAAATDVLDGWYARTFHEETATGAALDAVMDKAFVLSVVATLVRERMLTFLDAILLETRDLGEIPLLLRAARHDAPAKPRSSNIAGKAVTVLQFATLVATLSRMSRRRGWVLATSACGVFAAATYWIREARAAR from the coding sequence ATGGCGACCTATTCGTTGCGCGACGTGATCAGGACACCGAACCTGATCAGCCTCGCAAGACTTCCGCTTGCGGTCGCATTCCCGTGGATCGTGCGCCAGCGTCGCTGGCCCATTCCCTGGCTCACCTTGGCCGCGGCCACGGACGTGCTCGACGGCTGGTATGCGCGCACATTCCACGAGGAAACGGCCACCGGCGCTGCGCTCGATGCCGTGATGGACAAGGCCTTCGTGCTCAGCGTGGTCGCGACCTTGGTGCGCGAGCGCATGCTGACCTTCCTCGATGCCATCCTCCTCGAAACCCGCGACCTCGGGGAAATTCCGCTGCTCCTGCGCGCGGCGCGCCACGATGCTCCGGCAAAGCCGCGGTCATCGAACATCGCGGGCAAGGCCGTGACCGTTTTGCAGTTCGCCACGCTCGTGGCAACGCTGTCGCGCATGTCGCGAAGGCGCGGGTGGGTGCTGGCCACCAGTGCGTGCGGGGTGTTCGCGGCGGCGACCTATTGGATTCGCGAGGCCCGCGCGGCTCGGTAA
- a CDS encoding TonB-dependent receptor plug domain-containing protein has product MRWQTLAATLATVAMCVFGVRPAKAQATDTVPPALTSAPEVPYPPGARGDAVVVLVLTVNADGTVRSVVPETTQEPFATAAAEAAMTFRFQPATRNGTAVAAKIRMELAFRAPPPEPERMPDPPRRGAPAARQQVHEVPEVHDVREVQDVREVRVAGERVEPSRTATLSRAEVREIPGTFGDPFRAIEMMPGVTPIVSGLPFFFVRGAPPGNVGYFLDGVRVPLLFHVGAGPSVIHPALVERVDLYPGGYPARFGRYAGGIVSGEMTAPRPETHGEYNLRAFDAGAWAETGFENGRGTISLGGRYSYTAALLSRLASDTVLDYWDYQLRATYDLTPDDRVGVFAFGSYDFLGQKTPTETLPLFASEFHRVDLRYDRRLGEGSTLRTAFTLGFDRTRLSQGRRLQDRMVGARTEIVHRVSPRVLVRAGTDVQMDSYAVVANEDELSPSASRVSSYFPSRTDLTMGARADVVYEAIPGFEITTGARVDFFSSQGSTAVGIDPRLMTRTNVGERVRVLAALGLAHQPPAFVVPVPGFQPGGLRGGLQRSIQESVGFELGLGAGTTLTLSAFHNTFFDMSDPLGAIPQDPGGCPPGAFPADSLGGDSAGFTPGWTPYCGPRFPPGTIGPDRSGGGGQGAGSRGEERAVEVFEVRSRGTAYGLEFFLKRKLTARLGGFLSYTLSRSTRYARGEKFVASFDRTHVANAAVAYDLGRHWRAGTRVVFYTGVPRADNPAVTSTERLPSFFRIDLRLEKRWQLGKTSWLSVVAEWMNVTLNKESISTDCTLRGCSVQTVGPVTIPSLGVEGGF; this is encoded by the coding sequence ATGCGATGGCAGACCCTGGCGGCAACCCTTGCGACCGTGGCCATGTGCGTCTTTGGCGTGCGTCCGGCCAAGGCGCAGGCGACCGACACGGTGCCTCCCGCGCTCACCTCGGCACCCGAGGTTCCTTATCCGCCAGGCGCACGGGGCGATGCGGTGGTCGTGCTCGTCCTCACCGTGAACGCCGACGGTACGGTGCGCTCGGTCGTTCCGGAGACGACGCAAGAGCCCTTTGCGACTGCCGCGGCGGAGGCGGCCATGACCTTTCGCTTTCAGCCCGCCACGCGCAACGGCACGGCGGTGGCCGCGAAGATTCGCATGGAGCTCGCCTTTCGCGCGCCGCCGCCGGAACCCGAGCGGATGCCGGATCCACCGCGACGTGGCGCGCCCGCAGCGAGGCAGCAGGTGCACGAGGTGCCAGAGGTGCACGACGTGCGAGAGGTGCAAGACGTGCGAGAGGTGCGGGTTGCAGGCGAGCGCGTGGAGCCATCGCGCACGGCGACTTTGTCGCGCGCCGAGGTCCGGGAGATCCCGGGCACCTTCGGCGATCCATTTCGCGCGATCGAAATGATGCCCGGCGTGACCCCGATCGTATCGGGCTTGCCTTTTTTCTTCGTGCGCGGCGCGCCGCCGGGGAACGTGGGCTACTTTCTCGACGGAGTGCGGGTGCCCTTGCTCTTTCACGTGGGGGCGGGACCTTCGGTGATCCATCCGGCCCTGGTCGAACGCGTGGATCTATACCCTGGGGGGTATCCGGCGCGATTTGGCCGCTACGCCGGGGGCATCGTCTCCGGGGAGATGACGGCACCTCGCCCCGAGACGCACGGAGAGTACAACCTGCGGGCATTCGACGCCGGCGCCTGGGCGGAAACCGGCTTTGAAAATGGCCGCGGAACCATCTCCTTGGGCGGGCGCTATTCGTACACCGCCGCACTGCTCTCGCGCCTCGCATCCGATACGGTTCTCGATTATTGGGATTACCAACTTCGCGCAACGTACGATTTGACACCCGACGACCGCGTTGGCGTATTCGCATTTGGCTCGTACGATTTTCTCGGGCAGAAAACGCCCACGGAAACCCTACCGCTCTTCGCCTCCGAATTTCACCGTGTCGACCTGCGCTACGATCGCCGCCTGGGTGAAGGCAGCACCTTGCGCACGGCGTTCACCTTGGGGTTCGATCGCACGCGCCTTTCCCAGGGCCGGCGGCTCCAAGATCGCATGGTGGGAGCGCGCACCGAGATCGTCCACCGCGTTTCGCCGCGCGTCCTGGTGCGGGCCGGAACGGACGTGCAAATGGACAGCTACGCCGTCGTGGCCAATGAGGACGAGCTTTCCCCATCGGCATCGCGCGTGTCGAGCTACTTTCCTTCGCGGACCGATCTGACCATGGGCGCACGCGCCGACGTCGTGTACGAGGCGATCCCCGGTTTCGAGATCACGACGGGTGCGCGCGTCGATTTTTTCTCCTCGCAAGGCAGCACGGCAGTGGGCATCGACCCGCGCCTGATGACCCGGACCAACGTGGGCGAACGCGTGCGTGTGCTCGCGGCGCTCGGGCTCGCGCACCAGCCACCGGCCTTTGTCGTGCCGGTGCCGGGTTTTCAACCGGGAGGCCTGCGCGGCGGGCTTCAGCGGTCCATCCAGGAGAGCGTGGGGTTCGAACTCGGGCTGGGCGCCGGAACGACGCTTACGCTTTCGGCGTTTCACAATACGTTCTTCGATATGAGCGATCCGTTGGGTGCAATTCCACAGGATCCCGGCGGCTGCCCTCCGGGTGCTTTTCCCGCCGATTCCCTCGGTGGCGATAGCGCGGGCTTCACCCCGGGCTGGACCCCGTATTGCGGCCCGCGCTTTCCGCCGGGCACCATCGGGCCCGATCGCAGCGGCGGCGGCGGACAAGGCGCGGGCAGCCGCGGCGAGGAGCGCGCCGTCGAAGTCTTCGAGGTGCGCAGCCGCGGCACCGCCTACGGGCTCGAGTTTTTCCTGAAGCGAAAGCTCACCGCACGGCTGGGCGGCTTTCTCTCGTACACGCTCTCGCGCTCGACGCGGTATGCGCGGGGTGAGAAGTTCGTCGCATCGTTCGACCGCACCCACGTGGCCAACGCCGCGGTGGCCTATGACTTGGGCCGCCATTGGCGCGCCGGTACGCGCGTGGTTTTCTACACCGGCGTGCCGCGCGCGGACAATCCGGCGGTCACGTCGACGGAACGGCTGCCGTCGTTCTTTCGAATCGATCTTCGCTTGGAAAAGCGATGGCAGCTCGGTAAGACGAGCTGGCTGTCGGTGGTGGCCGAGTGGATGAATGTCACCTTGAACAAAGAATCCATTTCCACCGATTGCACCTTGCGCGGGTGCTCCGTGCAAACGGTGGGGCCGGTGACCATTCCGAGCCTCGGCGTAGAAGGAGGGTTTTGA
- a CDS encoding YciI family protein, producing the protein MRFMLLMIPKGYENAAPGTVPDADSVAAMMRYNESLQRAGVLLALDGLHPPSMGARIEFGHGKPKVLDGPFSEAKEVVGGYWMLQVKSREEAIAWASRCPASGSCVIEVRQVQELADFPGDVQAVLAQYPEIPLSRQ; encoded by the coding sequence ATGCGATTCATGCTGCTGATGATCCCCAAGGGCTACGAGAACGCGGCGCCGGGAACCGTGCCGGACGCCGACTCGGTGGCGGCGATGATGCGGTACAACGAGTCGCTGCAGCGCGCCGGTGTGTTGCTCGCGCTCGACGGGCTTCACCCTCCATCGATGGGCGCCCGCATCGAGTTCGGCCACGGCAAGCCGAAGGTGCTCGATGGGCCCTTCTCGGAGGCCAAAGAGGTGGTGGGCGGCTACTGGATGCTCCAGGTGAAGTCGCGCGAGGAGGCCATCGCCTGGGCATCACGCTGCCCTGCGTCAGGCTCCTGCGTCATAGAAGTCCGCCAGGTCCAGGAACTCGCGGATTTCCCTGGAGATGTGCAGGCCGTGCTCGCCCAGTACCCAGAGATTCCACTCTCACGGCAGTGA
- a CDS encoding DUF6351 family protein: MRVVEIRRGWIALGLFSLVACSPGDEPASVHMHGAREGLRHSSSNEEPETTSVEANFHDRATPPRAPGEFDLVTLSTLPDAVSDGDVLVGLRGLSAGDVYSVTRNGIDVTGAFQRVPGGDVQGLVAELAPGENRIAAEAVGPDGRRRAVLRVINHSITGPILSGPHQTPFVCRTREAGLGDPLDADCSIATQYEWFYRPKAGNKYLKLEDPYAPYPSDVTLVPGPGGTNVPLVVRVESSTINRGITRIAVLDDPHARGPAAPFQATRWNHRVYYAYGALCGVGYHQGVNRPETVLDGISGSPVFDFHSMVGVDQRLRKGDIVVHSTLSTFGVQCNPLVSIETTMMVKEHIAEKYGSIAAMIGTGGSGAAVQQYNAINNAPGLLNGALPIASLADVWSTMMTIADCGLLTHYYDTYAPNWEPMKRAHVEGHAPLLGIIPREGICKSWSAPELRSVLDPQRGCDPSVPEAMRYHPVNNPHGVRCTIQDTNVNLLGREPVTGFARRPLDNVGVQYGLAAFNMYLISAAEFLDLNRNIGGFDMDGRYVHERMAMSPEVESILYRTGMVIGRGSLSESPIVDMGLYLDQVPGASIHDAVRPFIVRNRLRSRVGLDGTQSIWRGNAVAPPEAYPILEQWLAPLSALPHGTDRARAIVAAKPAGATDRCVLLVSGTRTEMPENFDTGRGPCSAMYPVGYTPRMVAGMPASDDVVRCQLKPLVRSDYRATFTDAEFDELKAIFPNGVCDYSKRAAQDVEKSLAWPSIGGEAPHAPVGLSYRAARSMPVP; the protein is encoded by the coding sequence ATGCGGGTCGTCGAGATTCGGCGTGGATGGATCGCGCTGGGGCTTTTTTCTCTCGTGGCATGTTCACCCGGCGATGAGCCCGCATCGGTCCACATGCACGGTGCGCGCGAGGGCTTGCGGCATTCCTCGTCGAACGAGGAGCCCGAGACGACCTCGGTGGAAGCGAACTTCCACGATCGTGCCACGCCCCCGCGCGCGCCCGGCGAGTTCGACCTCGTCACCCTTTCGACGTTGCCCGATGCCGTTTCCGACGGCGATGTGCTCGTCGGCTTGCGCGGCCTTTCCGCCGGCGATGTCTATTCGGTCACGCGCAATGGTATCGATGTGACCGGTGCTTTCCAACGCGTGCCTGGCGGTGACGTGCAAGGTCTCGTCGCAGAGCTGGCCCCGGGCGAAAATCGAATTGCGGCCGAGGCCGTTGGCCCGGACGGCAGGCGACGGGCAGTTCTGCGCGTGATCAACCATTCCATCACGGGGCCGATCCTCTCGGGTCCGCACCAGACGCCGTTCGTCTGCCGCACACGCGAGGCCGGTTTGGGGGATCCCCTCGATGCCGATTGCTCGATCGCGACGCAGTACGAGTGGTTCTATCGACCCAAGGCGGGGAACAAGTATCTAAAATTGGAAGATCCATATGCTCCCTATCCATCGGACGTGACATTGGTTCCGGGGCCTGGCGGCACCAACGTTCCGCTCGTCGTGCGGGTCGAGTCATCGACCATCAATCGCGGAATCACCCGCATCGCCGTGCTCGACGATCCTCACGCGCGCGGGCCCGCCGCACCGTTTCAGGCGACCCGCTGGAATCACCGTGTGTACTACGCGTACGGTGCTTTGTGTGGCGTGGGTTACCACCAGGGGGTGAACCGTCCCGAGACGGTTCTCGATGGCATCTCGGGTTCACCGGTTTTCGACTTTCATAGCATGGTGGGCGTCGACCAGCGATTGCGTAAAGGCGATATCGTGGTGCACTCCACGTTGAGCACCTTCGGTGTCCAATGCAACCCGCTCGTCAGCATCGAGACCACCATGATGGTCAAAGAGCACATTGCCGAGAAATACGGATCGATTGCGGCCATGATTGGCACCGGCGGCTCGGGTGCGGCGGTGCAGCAGTACAACGCCATCAACAATGCTCCCGGACTATTGAACGGGGCATTGCCCATCGCCTCGCTGGCCGATGTTTGGTCCACGATGATGACCATCGCGGATTGCGGGCTGCTCACCCACTATTACGACACGTACGCGCCGAACTGGGAGCCCATGAAGCGCGCGCACGTGGAAGGTCACGCACCGCTTCTCGGAATCATTCCCCGCGAGGGAATTTGCAAGAGCTGGAGTGCGCCGGAATTGCGCAGTGTTCTGGACCCGCAGCGCGGCTGCGATCCTTCGGTGCCGGAGGCCATGCGTTACCATCCCGTGAACAATCCCCACGGCGTGCGGTGCACCATTCAGGATACGAACGTCAACCTGCTCGGCCGCGAGCCCGTGACGGGATTTGCGCGCCGCCCGCTCGACAACGTGGGGGTTCAATACGGCCTTGCTGCGTTCAATATGTATCTGATCAGTGCGGCGGAGTTTCTCGATCTCAATCGAAACATCGGTGGCTTCGACATGGATGGTCGGTACGTCCACGAGCGCATGGCGATGTCGCCCGAGGTCGAATCGATTCTCTATCGCACGGGCATGGTCATCGGCCGTGGGAGCTTGAGTGAAAGCCCCATCGTCGACATGGGGCTGTACCTCGATCAGGTTCCTGGCGCGAGCATTCACGACGCCGTCCGGCCCTTCATCGTGCGCAACCGCCTGCGGAGTCGCGTGGGGCTCGACGGCACGCAGAGCATTTGGCGCGGAAACGCCGTGGCTCCGCCGGAGGCTTATCCCATTTTGGAGCAGTGGCTAGCCCCGCTCTCGGCACTTCCTCACGGCACCGACCGTGCGCGCGCCATCGTTGCGGCGAAACCGGCGGGTGCGACCGATCGCTGCGTTCTTCTCGTGAGCGGGACCCGCACGGAGATGCCCGAGAATTTCGACACCGGCAGGGGGCCCTGCTCGGCGATGTATCCCGTCGGCTATACACCGCGCATGGTGGCGGGCATGCCGGCGAGCGACGACGTCGTCCGCTGCCAACTCAAACCGCTGGTTCGTTCCGACTACCGCGCTACCTTCACCGATGCCGAGTTCGACGAATTGAAAGCGATATTTCCAAACGGTGTTTGCGACTACTCGAAGCGCGCGGCGCAGGACGTCGAAAAGAGCCTCGCCTGGCCATCCATCGGCGGGGAGGCGCCGCACGCGCCCGTAGGCCTTTCGTATCGTGCGGCGCGCTCCATGCCGGTTCCGTAG
- a CDS encoding MFS transporter, with protein sequence MNTVHSAAPAGASRARYAILGLAFLGLSLNYLDRANLSVALPYIQEDLHLKLTNAQKGLLFGAFFWAYDGFMLLAGWFADRVGPRRAYSFAAIWWSLFTILTSFAGGFWSLFAFRFALGAGESPAYPAATKANSRWFPKHERGFATAVVDSGSRVGTVLALPVVSALIGFVSWHFSFIVLGALGIVWAAAWYRFYRDPAEHPLANDLEREYLRANGARIDETDDRAAAKIAWSTLFRYRTVRGMMLGFFCLNFVIYFFLTWFPTYLKTARGFDLQALGTLGMIPGITAVILAWLAGKLADRAIARGANLTRVRKTVMVGGLLGGSVIVFAAIVPSVYAALALLAMCYASLAVAATGIWSLPSDVAPSSRHVASIGGIQNFASNIAGIISPYIMGWLLDVYHGDYTPSFALAAVVALIGAFTYAFIVGKAEPLPILPISAER encoded by the coding sequence ATGAATACCGTGCATTCCGCAGCACCCGCCGGTGCGAGCCGCGCGCGGTACGCCATCCTCGGCCTCGCATTCCTGGGGCTGTCGTTGAATTACCTCGATCGGGCCAACCTCAGTGTGGCATTGCCGTACATTCAGGAAGATCTGCACCTGAAGTTGACCAATGCCCAAAAGGGGCTGCTCTTCGGTGCCTTCTTTTGGGCCTACGACGGCTTCATGCTGTTGGCGGGTTGGTTTGCCGACAGGGTAGGGCCGCGCAGGGCTTATTCATTTGCCGCGATCTGGTGGTCGCTTTTCACGATCCTCACCTCGTTCGCGGGCGGCTTTTGGTCGCTGTTCGCATTTCGCTTTGCGCTCGGTGCGGGGGAGAGTCCGGCCTATCCCGCGGCGACCAAGGCGAACTCGCGCTGGTTTCCCAAGCACGAGCGGGGTTTTGCCACCGCCGTGGTGGACTCCGGATCGCGTGTCGGTACCGTGCTCGCGCTGCCGGTGGTCTCCGCGCTCATTGGATTCGTCAGTTGGCACTTTTCCTTCATCGTGCTCGGCGCATTGGGCATCGTCTGGGCCGCCGCTTGGTACCGCTTTTACCGCGACCCGGCCGAGCATCCGCTCGCCAATGACTTGGAGCGCGAATACCTGCGCGCGAACGGCGCCCGCATCGACGAAACCGACGACCGCGCCGCCGCGAAGATCGCCTGGAGTACGCTCTTTCGATATCGCACCGTGCGCGGCATGATGCTCGGCTTCTTCTGTTTGAACTTCGTCATTTATTTCTTTTTGACGTGGTTCCCCACGTACTTGAAGACCGCGCGCGGGTTCGATCTGCAGGCGCTCGGGACCCTTGGCATGATTCCGGGCATCACCGCCGTCATCCTGGCCTGGCTGGCCGGCAAATTGGCCGATCGAGCCATCGCCCGCGGAGCGAATCTCACGCGGGTGCGCAAAACGGTGATGGTGGGCGGGCTGCTCGGGGGCTCGGTCATCGTATTCGCGGCCATCGTTCCATCGGTGTATGCCGCGCTCGCGTTGCTTGCCATGTGCTACGCGAGCCTTGCCGTCGCCGCGACCGGCATTTGGTCTTTGCCCAGCGACGTAGCCCCGAGTTCTCGCCACGTGGCCTCGATTGGAGGCATACAGAACTTCGCCTCGAACATCGCCGGCATCATCAGCCCGTACATCATGGGTTGGCTCTTGGACGTCTACCATGGCGATTACACGCCATCGTTCGCGCTGGCGGCTGTGGTGGCGCTGATCGGGGCATTCACCTACGCCTTCATCGTCGGAAAAGCAGAGCCACTACCCATTCTGCCTATTTCGGCTGAACGCTGA